Proteins encoded together in one Venturia canescens isolate UGA chromosome 10, ASM1945775v1, whole genome shotgun sequence window:
- the LOC122416743 gene encoding uncharacterized protein, producing the protein MSNEDQNPMNVYGQGGPPNQDNAGQPNPQNEFGPNPNPLQVNVDIDVLSRYIADNIQRQAPQHVNANRAPENTPYPIHANYKDFTRYVPEFDGTTKTCSLNTFINYCESAREYTQAIGERPVVALLRSKCKGVACESLESFTISTIDDLINILRSRFITSKPLFAWLEELNTFEQKDKETFLAFYSRINLHLTQTQQAIGLSKLQDPEGAKNYARDMAINQFRRGVNPAYSAHIPITVFATLESIYQQTIEIEKLVGPIERNNKNQSTCLPISSQDNKNSNNKPMQNANTTGKLCKFCKKTNHVTDDCYALAKQNKQQEQQQKPQQLQQQQTTENKSSVSCNYCKKPGHVINDCRSRAYNNGKKAAANAGDDFPVEFDAILGHETLGNSNGKIDWMERCVQINDVKVPFTNTESFLLRARQKMVMFVRVGNTLETGYVPRIRFPEGVYAGEALVKNTDGKAYLYAINTLDKDVKVDVPVISLYPFDMSTDENEEQNEDSAIGKAKIHSIPSRTRENRVENVINLLRLDHLNVEERDAVNALVAENADLFHLPGDPLKSTSECKHRILTVNDRPVNTRQYRHPPFQRPEIEKQINDLLELNIIEPSKSPYNSPVWIVPKKADSKGNKRWRLVIDFRKLNEVTIGDAYPLPLITDILDQLGGAKYFSIFDLASGFHQIQMDPADKHKTAFTTPHGHYEFNRMPFGLKNAPATFQRLMDLVLKGLQGNELFVYLDDIVIYARSLDEHNSKFKKLAERLRTANLTLQTDKCEFLRTEVRYLGHLISADGVKPDPKNIEAVQKFNVPKTPKNVKEFLGLAGYYRRFIKNFAAIAKPLSDLTSKNVEFHWNSEHQLAFETLRDKLCSAPILQYPNFSEPFIVTTDASNYAVGAILSQGKVGQDPMVAAASRVLNKAERNYSTTEKEMVAVLFAIKTFRPYLYGREFLLLTDHRPLAWIDSMKEGEDNTVDAVSSIATDQEICPSSDQKISEEQDKSFTTLENIHSENSNPAESMEVTSPHCPNTPSAESSTESDEKSLYFTPQTPPILSDHMSSRITEIPQKPLEKRTQKTAEFTPPPSKRTKRKSHSTTSSLESGSNPDRETQKSETQSQICDTQKPENSQEAPSDLNGKEIAPNEKTVPDTNLICTTLSNEKPNAIENKENTILTHINVTSGVPR; encoded by the exons ATGTCCAACGAAGACCAAAACCCCATGAACGTCTACGGACAGGGCGGACCGCCAAATCAAGATAACGCAGGTCAGCCGAATCCACAGAATGAATTTGGACCAAATCCCAACCCTCTACAAGTTAATGTAGATATAGATGTACTCAGTAGATATATTGCAGATAATATTCAACGTCAAGCTCCCCAACATGTCAATGCTAATCGAGCACCAGAAAACACACCATACCCCATACATGCGAATTATAAAGATTTCACTAGGTATGTACCAGAGTTCGATGGtacaacaaaaacatgttccctcaatacttttattaattattgtgaATCCGCAAGAGAATACACTCAAGCGATTGGCGAAAGACCAGTAGTCGCATTACTGAGAAGTAAATGCAAAGGCGTTGCATGCGAAAGTCTAGAAAGTTTTACAATTTCAACAATCGATGACCTCATCAACATTTTGAGAAGTAGATTCATTACATCGAAACCCTTGTTCGCGTGGCTCGAGGAATTAAACACTTTCGaacaaaaagataaagaaacaTTCCTCGCTTTCTATAGTCGAATCAACTTGCATCTTACTCAAACTCAACAGGCCATCGGCTTGTCAAAATTGCAAGACCCGGAAGGAGCAAAAAATTACGCTCGAGACATGGCAATAAATCAATTCCGTAGAGGCGTAAACCCAGCTTACAGCGCTCACATACCTATCACAGTCTTCGCTACCCTCGAAAGTATTTATCAACAGacaatcgaaatcgaaaaactaGTAGGACcaatagaaagaaataacaaaaatcaatcaaccTGCCTCCCTATTAGTTCGCAAGATAacaaaaactcaaataataaACCAATGCAAAACGCAAACACGACCGGTAAACTTTGTAAATTTTGCAAGAAAACAAATCACGTTACGGACGACTGTTACGCTCttgcaaaacaaaacaaacaacaagaacaacaacaaaaacctcAACAATTACAGCAACAACAAACgactgaaaacaaaagtagTGTATCTTGCAACTATTGCAAAAAACCGGGACACGTAATAAACGACTGTCGTAGCAGAGCGTACAATAACGGCAAAAAGGCTGCGGCGAATGCAG GCGACGATTTTCCTGTAGAATTTGATGCAATACTTGGTCATGAGACCCTCGGTAATAGCAACGGTAAAATTGACTGGATGGAGAGGTGCGTGCAAATCAATGATGTAAAAGTACCATTTACAAACACCGAATCATTTCTTCTGCGGGCCAGACAGAAAATGGTCATGTTTGTTCGAGTGGGAAATACTCTAGAGACAGGCTACGTACCCCGCATAAGATTTCCAGAAGGCGTTTACGCAGGCGAAGCATTGGTGAAAAACACCGACGGCAAAGCTTACCTTTACGCTATCAATACCCTTGACAAAGACGTTAAAGTGGACGTTCCCGTTATATCCCTCTATCCTTTTGATATGAGTAcggacgaaaacgaggaaCAGAACGAAGATTCCGCAATTGGCAAAGCTAAAATACATAGTATCCCTTCTCGGACGCGAGAAAATCGTGTAGAAAACGTGATAAACCTTTTGCGCCTCGACCACCTTAATGTCGAAGAGCGAGACGCGGTAAATGCACTCGTTGCAGAAAACGCAGACCTCTTTCATTTACCGGGCGACCCTCTGAAATCAACTAGCGAATGCAAGCATCGAATCTTAACAGTGAACGACAGACCTGTCAACACGAGACAATACCGACATCCACCCTTTCAAAGACCagagatcgaaaaacaaattaacgATTTATTAGAACTCAATATAATCGAACCATCTAAATCTCCGTACAATTCACCGGTGTGGATAGTTCCGAAAAAAGCAGActcaaaaggaaataaaagatggAGACTTGTGATCGATTTTAGAAAACTCAACGAAGTCACGATAGGAGACGCTTATCCTTTACCCTTAATAACCGATATCCTTGATCAACTCGGCGGAgcaaaatacttttcaattttcgatttagcATCTGGATTCCACCAAATACAGATGGATCCAGCAGATAAACATAAAACAGCTTTTACAACCCCCCACGGTCACTACGAGTTTAACAGAATGCCATTCGGTCTAAAGAATGCACCAGCAACCTTTCAGCGCCTAATGGACCTCGTACTTAAAGGTCTTCAGGGCAATGAACTGTTCGTATACCTGGATGACATAGTCATCTACGCTCGTTCCTTAGACGAACACaatagtaaattcaaaaaattggccGAACGTCTACGAACTGCTAATCTCACTCTTCAAACCGACAAGTGCGAATTTCTAAGAACGGAAGTACGGTATCTAGGTCACCTTATATCAGCTGATGGCGTAAAACCCGACCCTAAAAACATCGAAGCGgttcaaaaatttaacgtaCCAAAGACCCCAAAAAACGTTAAAGAATTTTTAGGACTTGCAGGTTACTACCggcgtttcataaaaaatttcgcagcAATAGCAAAACCATTATCAGATCTAACCAGCAAAAATGTCGAATTCCACTGGAATTCAGAACATCAATTAGCATTCGAAACGCTGCGCGATAAACTCTGCTCTGCTCCAATCCTTCAATACCCGAATTTCTCCGAACCTTTCATCGTGACAACCGACGCATCTAATTATGCGGTCGGTGCAATTCTTTCACAAGGCAAAGTCGGTCAAGACCCTATGGTGGCTGCTGCCTCAAGGGTCCTAAACAAAGCCGAACGGAACTACTCCACCACCGAAAAAGAAATGGTCGCAGTGCTCTTCGCAATAAAAACCTTCAGACCCTACCTTTATGGCAGGGAATTCTTACTTCTAACGGATCACCGACCACTTGCTTGGATCGACTCAATGA AAGAAGGCGAAGACAATACAGTCGACGCGGTCTCTTCAATTGCAACAGATCAAGAGATTTGCCCATCCTCGGATCAGAAAATTTCTGAGGAACAGGACAAATCCTTCACAACCCTCGAAAATATACACTCCGAAAACTCTAACCCTGCTGAATCAATGGAGGTCACATCACCACATTGTCCAAACACACCTTCGGCCGAATCCAGCACAGAATCCGACGAAAAATCCCTGTACTTTACTCCTCAAACCCCTCCAATTCTCAGTGACCATATGTCATCAAGAATAACTGAGATCCCACAAAAACCTttagaaaaacgtacacaaaaaACGGCAGAATTCACACCGCCCCCTAGTAAAcgtacgaaaagaaaatcgcaCAGCACCACAAGCTCTCTCGAATCAGGGAGTAATCCAGATAGGGAAACCCAAAAGAGCGAAACTCAGTCTCAAATATGCGATACACAGAAGCCCGAAAACAGCCAGGAAGCACCAAGTGATCTAAACGGGAAAGAAATAGCTCCTAACGAAAAAACGGTACCTGACACAAATTTAATATGCACAACGCTCTCGAACGAAAAGCCTAACGccatagaaaataaagaaaataccaTTTTAACACACATTAATGTCACGTCTGGCGTGCCACGTTAA